In Heterodontus francisci isolate sHetFra1 chromosome 46, sHetFra1.hap1, whole genome shotgun sequence, a single window of DNA contains:
- the LOC137356764 gene encoding RIIa domain-containing protein 1-like: protein MADSESEIPPPYGMEGYDLGALNEEQQDRLWRFKINTRIANEYYLRNHPEVELLLREFLRSVLLKRPKNIREFASEYYTDAKLPEKIQRKLKDKGKKMREN, encoded by the exons ATGGCGGATTCCGAGTCTGAGATCCCTCCTCCCTACGGGATGGAGGGGTACGACCTGGGAGCGCTCAACGAAGAGCAGCAGGACAGGCTTTGGCGCTTCAAG ATAAACACTCGAATCGCCAACGAATATTACTTGAGGAACCATCCAGAAGTGGAGTTGCTGCTGAGGGAGTTTCTGAG GTCCGTACTTCTAAAGAGACCAAAAAACATTCGGGAATTTGCCTCTG AGTACTACACCGATGCAAAGCTGCCGGAAAAGATCCAGAGGAAACTGAAGGATAAAGGGAAAAAAATGCGTGAGAACTGA